In Oryza sativa Japonica Group chromosome 3, ASM3414082v1, one DNA window encodes the following:
- the LOC4334744 gene encoding 11-beta-hydroxysteroid dehydrogenase B: MEQVVNAVLDLVVPPASMVMLAFAWPTLSFLRGVEWVVKTLTVENMHNKVVLITGASSAIGEQIAYEYARRNANLVLVARREHRLFAVRENARALGAGQVLVIAADVVKEDDCRRLVGDTISFFGQLNHLVNTVSLGHDFCFEEAGDTVAFPHLMDVNFWGNVYPTYAALPYLRRSHGRVVVNAAVEIWLPMPRMTLYSAAKAAVIDFYESLRYEVGDEVGISVATHGWIGGEASGGKFMLEEGAEMQWKGEEREVPLAGGQVEAYARMVVAGACRGDAHVKHPNWYDVFLVFRAFAPDVLAWTFRLLLSTPSPSPPASARRHQLAALPAPPLHPLLEYPSARSPGRAAQQHKLE, encoded by the exons atgGAGCAGGTGGTGAACGCGGTGCTGGACCTGGTGgtgccgccggcgagcatggTGATGCTGGCGTTCGCGTGGCCGACGCTCTCCTTCCTGCGCGGCGTGGAGTGGGTCGTCAAGACGCTCACCGTGGAGAACATGCACAACAAGGTCGTCCTCATCaccggcgcctcctccgccatcgGAGAG CAAATCGCGTACGAGTACGCGCGGAGGAACGCGAACCTGGTGCTGGTGGCGAGGCGGGAGCACCGGCTGTTCGCGGTGCGGGAGAACGCGCGGGCCCTCGGCGCCGGCCAGGtcctcgtcatcgccgccgacgtcgtcaaGGAGGACGACTGCCGGAGGCTCGTCGGCGACACCATCAGCTTCTTCGGCCAGT TAAACCATCTGGTGAACACGGTGAGCTTGGGCCACGATTTCTGCTTCGAGGAGGCCGGCGACACGGTCGCGTTCCCTCACCTCATG GACGTCAACTTCTGGGGGAACGTGTACCCGACGTACGCCGCGCTCCCCTACCTGCGGCGGAGCCATGGCCGTGTCGTCGTCAACGCCGCCGTCGAGATCTGGCTGCCCATGCCCAGGATGACCCTCTACTCT GCGGCCAAGGCGGCGGTGATCGATTTCTACGAGTCGCTCCGGTACGAGGTGGGCGATGAGGTGGGCATCAGCGTGGCGACGCACGGCTGGATCGGCGGCGAGGCCAGCGGCGGCAAGTTCATGCTCGAGGAAGGCGCAGAGATGCAATGGAAAGGGGAGGAGCGAGAG GTGCCGCTCGCCGGCGGGCAAGTGGAGGCGTACGCGAGGATGGTGGTCGCCGGCGCGTGCCGCGGCGACGCCCACGTGAAGCACCCCAACTGGTACGACGTCTTCCTTGTCTTCCGCGCCTTCGCGCCCGACGTCCTCGCCTGGACGTTCCGCCTCCTGCTGTccacgccatcgccgtcgccgccggcgagcgcccGTCGCCACCAGCTCGCCGCGCTGCCGGCTCCGCCGCTCCACCCGCTGCTCGAGTACCCGTCGGCTCGgagccccgggcgcgccgcccAGCAGCACAAGCTGGAGTGA
- the LOC4334748 gene encoding uncharacterized protein, translating to MSSSSENPTVTERGGGKDRRDDDGGEKKEGGGGFMEKVKDFIHDIGEKIEGAVGFGKPTADVSGVHIPHISLHRADLVVDVLIKNPNPVPIPLVDIDYLIESDGRKLVSGLIPDAGTIHAHGEETVKIPISLIYDDIKSTYNDIKPGSIIPYLVRVVLLIDVPIIGRIKLPLEKSGEIPIPYKPDVDVEKIKFHRFSFEETTATLHLKLENKNDFDLGLNMLEYEMWLGDDSVASAELTESATIEKQGITTMQVPFSFRPKDFGSAVWDMIRGRGTGYTIKGKIDVDTPFGNMKLPISKEGGTTRIKKDDDDDDED from the exons ATGTCGTCTTCGTCGGAGAACCCCACGGTGACGGAGCGTGGCGGCGGGAAGGACCGccgggacgacgacggcggcgaaaagAAGGAAGGAGGCGGGGGATTCATGGAGAAGGTGAAGGACTTCATCCACGACATCGGGGAGAAGATCGAGGGGGCCGTCGGCTTCGGCAAGCCCACTGCCGACGTCTCCGGCGTCCACATCCCGCACATCAGCCTCCACCgcgccgacctcgtcgtcgacgtGCTCATCAAGAACCCTAACCCGGTCCCTATCCCGCTCGTCGACATCGACTACCTCATCGAGAGCGACGGCCGCAAGCTCGTCTCCGGCCTCATCCCGGACGCCGGCACAATCCACGCCCATGGCGAGGAGACCGTCAAGATCCCCATCTCACTCATCTACGACGACATCAAGAGCACCTACAACGACATCAAGCCCGGGAGCATCATCCCCTACCTCGTCAGGGTCGTCCTCCTCATCGACGTCCCCATCATCGGCAGGATCAAGCTCCCCCTCGAGAAGTCCGGCGAGATCCCCATCCCCTACAAGCCCGACGTCGACGTCGAGAAGATCAAGTTCCACAGGTTCTCCTTCGAGGAGACCACCGCCACGCTGCATCTCAAGCTCGAGAACAAGAATGACTTCGACCTGGGCCTCAACATGCTCGAGTATGAGATGTGGCTCGGCGACGACAGCGTCGCCAGTGCCGAGCTCACCGAGTCGGCAACGATCGAGAAGCAAGGGATCACCACCATGCAGGTCCCATTCAGCTTCAGGCCCAAGGATTTCGGCTCTGCTGTCTGGGACATGATCAGGGGGAGGGGCACTGGCTACACCATCAAGGGCAAGATCGATGTCGATACTCCGTTCGGGAACATGAAGCTGCCCATTAGCAAAGAGGGTGGAACCACTCGCATCAAGAAggatgacgatgatgacgatgag GATTGA
- the LOC4334746 gene encoding ras-related protein RABA2a produces MARRPAPWEQGGDEYDYLFKIVLIGDSGVGKSNLLSRFTRNSFSLDSKSTIGVEFATRTIQVEGKIVKAQIWDTAGQERYRAITSAYYRGAVGALLVYDVTKATTFENVKRWLKELRDHADSNIVVMLIGNKIDLKHLRSVSLEDATSFAEREGLSFVETSALDATNVDKAFQTVLTEIYRIISKKALAADEAGAGAGAVREGQSIQVSATDSSSFTSRCCSF; encoded by the exons atggctcggcggccggcgccgtgggagCAGGGCGGCGACGAGTACGACTACCTGTTCAAGATCGTGCTGATCGGGGACTCCGGCGTGGGGAAGTCGAACCTCCTCTCCCGCTTCACCCGCAACAGCTTCTCCCTCGACTCCAAGTCCACCATCGGCGTCGAGTTCGCCACCCGCACCATCCAG GTTGAAGGAAAGATTGTAAAGGCACAGATATGGGACACAGCCGGGCAAGAACGGTACCGGGCCATCACAAGCGCATACTACCGCGGCGCAGTGGGAGCATTGCTAGTCTATGATGTCACAAAGGCCACAACTTTTGAGAATGTGAAGAGGTGGCTCAAGGAGCTCCGTGACCATGCCGACTCCAACATCGTCGTCATGCTCATCGGCAACAAGATCGACCTCAAGCATCTCCGGTCAGTGTCCTTGGAGGACGCAACAAGCTTTGCAGAGAGGGAGGGCCTATCCTTCGTCGAGACCTCGGCGCTCGACGCGACGAATGTGGATAAAGCTTTTCAGACAGTGCTCACTGAGATCTACCGGATCATCAGCAAGAAGGCATTGGCTGCAGATGAGGCTggagctggtgctggtgctgtcAGAGAGGGCCAATCTATCCAAGTCTCCGCGACAGATTCCAGCAGTTTTACATCAAGATGTTGCTCTTTCTAG
- the LOC4334742 gene encoding vacuolar protein sorting-associated protein 9A isoform X2, protein MESPTSPASRLDFYDFIGRMRRPAAADLFHSIRSFLASLSQGGEPNAEVDGGRVQTFFAEMETAIRDHPLWANATNQEIDNALEGLEKYIMTKLFDRAFASSAEDVKSDMEISEKIGLLQHFVRPHHLDIPKLLHNEAAWLLAVKELQKINSFKSPREKLSCIMSCCQVINNLLLNVSMSNDRTLSGADDFLPILIYITIKANPPQLHSNLKFIQLFRRETRLISEVEYYLTNLISAKMFIMNVNGHSLSMEESVFQTHMESARLGNHISVASTNSSQGLGTSTPGQNEESGDTEGLFLTLVDQFVSE, encoded by the exons ATGGAGagccccacgtcgccggcgtcgcggcTGGACTTCTACGACTTCATCGGCCGCatgcgccgccccgccgccgccgacctcttcCACTCCATCAGGAG CTTCCTCGCGTCCCTCTCCCAGGGCGGCGAGCCCAACGCcgaggtcgacggcggcagGGTCCAGACCTTCTTCGCGGAGATGGAGACCGCCATCAGGGACCACCCGCTTTGGGCCAATGCCACCAATCAGGAAATCGACAACGCGCTCGAG GGGCTTGAGAAGTATATCATGACCAAATTGTTCGATCGAGCCTTCGCTTCATCCGCGGAGGATGTGAAATCCGACATGGAGATTTCGGAGAAGATTGGTCTCTTGCAGCACTTTGTCAGGCCTCATCACTTGGACATACCCAAGCTTCTGCACAATGAGGCAGCGTGGCTG CTTGCAGTTAAAGAGTTGCAAAAGATTAATTCCTTCAAATCACCACGAGAAAAGCTTAGTTGCATCATGAGCTGTTGCCAAGTCATCAATAACTTGCTGCTAAATGTGTCAATGTCAAATGATCGAACACTATCAGGGGCTGATGATTTTCTTCCTATTCTTATTTACATTACAATCAAG GCCAATCCTCCTCAGTTGCACTCAAATCTAAAGTTTATTCAGCTCTTCAGAAGAGAAACAaggcttatctctgaagtcgaatACTATCTCACGAACCTCATTTCAGCAAAGATGTTTATAATGAATGTTAATGGACACTCACTGTCCATGGAGGAAAGTGTGTTCCAGACACATATGGAGTCTGCAAGACTTGGTAACCACATATCTGTTGCTAGCACTAATAGTTCACAAGGATTGGGTACATCCACACCAGGACAGAACGAGGAATCTGGTGATACAGAAGGTCTGTTTTTAACATTAGTGGATCAGTTTGTTTCAGAATAA
- the LOC4334747 gene encoding uncharacterized protein has product MVGSAAYSAASAIVVVMAKGKGRGGRGGPSGANKVSERRPPRITSNVKQSLRILKFWKDYERRQTSGPQPATRYRKKKVIKEVLPDDTDFYDDASSTLHYTNQGLEIASPVILVDGYNVCGYWGKLKKDFMNGRQEIARQMLIDELVSFSAVREIKVVVVFDAAASGLSTHKETYKGVDVVYSGDLSADSWIEKEVEALVADGCPKVWVVTSDALEQQLAHGEGALIWSSKRLVKEIKESEKELDEELKETRSTSLQGKLFQHKLKPKVVHALKDLRNKLEEEERRKR; this is encoded by the exons ATGGTGGGCTCGGCCGCGTACTCCGCGGCGTCGGCCATCGTCGTGGTGATGGCCAAGGGCAAGGGGCggggcggcagaggcggcccCTCTGGCGCCAACAAG GTTTCTGAGCGACGGCCTCCTAGGATAACTTCCAATGTGAAGCAGAGCTTGAGGATTCTAAAATTTTGGAAG GATTATGAAAGGAGGCAAACAAGTGGACCTCAGCCTGCTACTCGGTACCGCAAAAAGAAAGTAATAAAAGAAGTGCTTCCTGATGACACAGACTTCTACGATGATGCTTCTTCCACTCTTCACTA CACAAATCAGGGTTTGGAAATTGCTTCCCCGGTTATTCTTGTGGACGGTTATAATGTATGTGGCTACTGGGGAAAGCTTAAGAAGGACTTCATGAATGGAAGGCAAGAGATTGCAAGACAAATGCTCATTGATGAGCTAGTATCTTTCAGTGCAGTAAGAG AGATAAAGGTTGTAGTAGTATTTGATGCTGCAGCCTCTGGGCTTTCTACACACAAAGAAACCTATAAAGG GGTTGATGTGGTATATTCTGGTGACTTGTCTGCTGATTCTTGGATTGAGAAGGAG GTTGAAGCTTTGGTGGCAGATGGATGCCCGAAAGTCTGGGTTGTAACATCTGATGCATTGGAGCAACAATTGGCACATGGAGAA GGTGCTCTTATTTGGAGCTCTAAAAGATTGGTCAAAGAG ATAAAAGAATCAGAAAAGGAGCTTGATGAAGAGCTGAAGGAAACCAG ATCAACATCGTTGCAAGGGAAGCTTTTTCAGCACAAGCTGAAACCTAAAGTAGTGCATGCATTGAAAGATCTCCGGAATAAGCTTGAAGAAGAAGAGCGGAGAAAGAGGTGA
- the LOC4334742 gene encoding vacuolar protein sorting-associated protein 9A-like isoform X1: MESPTSPASRLDFYDFIGRMRRPAAADLFHSIRSFLASLSQGGEPNAEVDGGRVQTFFAEMETAIRDHPLWANATNQEIDNALEGLEKYIMTKLFDRAFASSAEDVKSDMEISEKIGLLQHFVRPHHLDIPKLLHNEAAWLLAVKELQKINSFKSPREKLSCIMSCCQVINNLLLNVSMSNDRTLSGADDFLPILIYITIKANPPQLHSNLKFIQLFRRETRLISEVEYYLTNLISAKMFIMNVNGHSLSMEESVFQTHMESARLGNHISVASTNSSQGLGTSTPGQNEESGDTEGLKFPFMDSETESLTPAEVKQLHELYRQVVTRYTLLSKALRKLSVDEDQLLNSVDD; this comes from the exons ATGGAGagccccacgtcgccggcgtcgcggcTGGACTTCTACGACTTCATCGGCCGCatgcgccgccccgccgccgccgacctcttcCACTCCATCAGGAG CTTCCTCGCGTCCCTCTCCCAGGGCGGCGAGCCCAACGCcgaggtcgacggcggcagGGTCCAGACCTTCTTCGCGGAGATGGAGACCGCCATCAGGGACCACCCGCTTTGGGCCAATGCCACCAATCAGGAAATCGACAACGCGCTCGAG GGGCTTGAGAAGTATATCATGACCAAATTGTTCGATCGAGCCTTCGCTTCATCCGCGGAGGATGTGAAATCCGACATGGAGATTTCGGAGAAGATTGGTCTCTTGCAGCACTTTGTCAGGCCTCATCACTTGGACATACCCAAGCTTCTGCACAATGAGGCAGCGTGGCTG CTTGCAGTTAAAGAGTTGCAAAAGATTAATTCCTTCAAATCACCACGAGAAAAGCTTAGTTGCATCATGAGCTGTTGCCAAGTCATCAATAACTTGCTGCTAAATGTGTCAATGTCAAATGATCGAACACTATCAGGGGCTGATGATTTTCTTCCTATTCTTATTTACATTACAATCAAG GCCAATCCTCCTCAGTTGCACTCAAATCTAAAGTTTATTCAGCTCTTCAGAAGAGAAACAaggcttatctctgaagtcgaatACTATCTCACGAACCTCATTTCAGCAAAGATGTTTATAATGAATGTTAATGGACACTCACTGTCCATGGAGGAAAGTGTGTTCCAGACACATATGGAGTCTGCAAGACTTGGTAACCACATATCTGTTGCTAGCACTAATAGTTCACAAGGATTGGGTACATCCACACCAGGACAGAACGAGGAATCTGGTGATACAGAAG GATTGAAATTCCCATTCATGGACTCTGAAACTGAAAGCTTGACTCCAGCGGAAGTCAAGCAATTGCACGAGCTCTACAGGCAAGTAGTCACCAGATATACGCTGCTGTCTAAAGCTTTAAGAAAGTTATCGGTAGATGAGGATCAGCTCCTTAATTCAGTAGATGATTGA